The following proteins are encoded in a genomic region of Galbibacter sp. BG1:
- a CDS encoding enoyl-CoA hydratase/isomerase family protein, whose amino-acid sequence MGTDRANGSLFTKIENNIATIEFGHPASNSFPSVLLKRLADEFNKLSTDDDVHLIVLKSEGEKAFCAGASFDELMAITTEAEGEAFFSGFGNVINAMRNCKKLTVGRVQGKTVGGGVGLVAACDYAVATEAAAIKLSELSIGIGPFVIAPAVERKIGVAALAELTLAATEWKNAYWAKEKGLYAKVFETIAEVDKEVEILSEKLAGYNPEALTAMKKVLWDNTQSWDSILTKRAKISGTLVLSHFTKNALEKFKK is encoded by the coding sequence ATGGGAACCGATAGAGCCAACGGAAGTTTATTCACTAAAATCGAAAATAATATTGCAACCATTGAGTTCGGTCATCCTGCAAGTAATTCTTTTCCTTCTGTTTTGCTGAAGAGACTAGCAGATGAATTCAATAAGCTCTCTACGGATGATGATGTACACCTTATCGTTTTAAAAAGTGAAGGGGAAAAGGCTTTTTGTGCGGGAGCCTCTTTTGATGAACTTATGGCAATTACCACGGAAGCTGAAGGGGAAGCTTTTTTTAGCGGGTTTGGCAATGTTATCAATGCCATGCGTAATTGTAAGAAATTAACTGTTGGAAGGGTGCAAGGAAAGACAGTGGGCGGTGGCGTAGGTTTGGTGGCTGCTTGCGATTATGCAGTTGCCACAGAGGCAGCTGCCATAAAACTATCAGAATTAAGTATAGGAATAGGACCTTTTGTAATTGCGCCGGCTGTAGAGAGAAAAATAGGGGTTGCAGCCTTAGCAGAGTTAACCCTTGCAGCTACAGAATGGAAAAATGCATATTGGGCTAAAGAAAAAGGCCTCTATGCCAAAGTTTTTGAAACTATTGCTGAGGTGGATAAGGAAGTTGAAATATTGAGTGAAAAATTGGCGGGATACAACCCAGAGGCATTGACGGCCATGAAAAAAGTATTATGGGATAACACACAAAGTTGGGATTCCATTTTAACCAAAAGGGCTAAAATATCCGGAACTTTAGTGTTATCCCATTTTACTAAAAATGCGTTAGAAAAATTTAAAAAGTAA
- a CDS encoding DUF1778 domain-containing protein: protein MATKDLNTKNARFDTRLSKEQKLLFERAARLGGYRNLTDFVVVTVQEKAKEIISERERVIASQKDSEIFFDAISNPKSPNEALTKAANDFKALFS, encoded by the coding sequence ATGGCAACTAAAGATTTAAATACCAAGAACGCTAGATTTGACACCCGACTTTCTAAAGAGCAAAAGCTTTTGTTTGAAAGAGCAGCTCGATTAGGAGGCTACAGAAACCTTACTGACTTCGTTGTAGTTACTGTTCAAGAAAAAGCTAAAGAAATTATTTCAGAAAGAGAACGTGTAATCGCTTCTCAAAAAGACAGCGAAATATTCTTTGATGCCATTTCTAACCCAAAATCTCCTAATGAAGCATTAACAAAAGCTGCAAACGATTTTAAAGCGCTTTTTAGTTAA
- the dusB gene encoding tRNA dihydrouridine synthase DusB, whose protein sequence is MAKIGSIDVGEFPLLLAPMEDVSDPPFRALCKEQGADVVYTEFISSEGLIRDAAKSVQKLDIYEKERPVGIQIFGAELDSMLQAIDIVEKSNPDIIDINFGCPVKKVVSKNAGAGILKDIPLMVKLTEEMVKRTNLPVTVKTRLGWDAETIKIVEVAERLQDVGIKAISIHGRTRVQMYKGSANWEPIAQVKNNQRMHIPVFGNGDVDTPEMAMKMRDEFGLDGAMIGRASIGYPWFFKEVKHFFKTGEHLAPPTIEERVKAARRHLQMAIDWKGEKLGVFETRRHYTNYFKGIPHFKEYRMKMVTSDDAADVFAAFDEVEEKFSDFQFA, encoded by the coding sequence GTGGCAAAAATTGGATCGATAGATGTAGGAGAATTTCCTTTGTTATTGGCACCTATGGAAGATGTGAGTGATCCTCCGTTCCGGGCGCTATGTAAAGAACAAGGTGCAGATGTGGTGTATACCGAGTTTATTTCTTCGGAAGGACTTATTCGTGATGCAGCCAAAAGTGTTCAGAAATTGGATATTTACGAAAAAGAACGTCCCGTGGGCATACAAATTTTTGGTGCCGAACTGGATTCCATGCTTCAAGCCATAGATATCGTTGAAAAATCAAACCCAGATATTATAGACATCAATTTTGGTTGCCCTGTTAAAAAAGTGGTAAGCAAAAACGCGGGTGCCGGGATCTTAAAAGATATCCCATTGATGGTGAAGCTTACGGAAGAAATGGTGAAGCGAACCAATCTTCCAGTAACGGTAAAAACCCGTTTGGGTTGGGACGCAGAAACCATTAAAATAGTGGAAGTAGCCGAAAGGCTTCAAGATGTAGGGATAAAGGCTATTTCCATCCACGGCCGTACTAGAGTGCAGATGTATAAAGGAAGTGCCAATTGGGAACCCATTGCTCAAGTTAAAAACAACCAACGTATGCATATTCCCGTATTTGGGAATGGAGACGTGGACACTCCAGAAATGGCTATGAAAATGCGCGATGAGTTTGGGCTCGATGGAGCTATGATTGGCAGGGCAAGTATTGGCTATCCTTGGTTTTTTAAAGAGGTAAAACACTTTTTTAAAACTGGGGAACATTTAGCGCCTCCAACCATCGAAGAGCGGGTAAAGGCTGCGCGTCGCCATTTGCAAATGGCAATCGACTGGAAAGGTGAAAAATTAGGAGTTTTCGAAACAAGAAGACATTACACCAATTATTTCAAAGGAATTCCCCACTTTAAAGAATATCGAATGAAAATGGTTACCAGTGATGATGCTGCCGATGTGTTTGCTGCTTTTGATGAGGTAGAAGAAAAGTTTTCAGACTTTCAATTTGCTTAG
- a CDS encoding universal stress protein, whose protein sequence is MKNILVPIGTSPNTINTLQYAIDFAAFFNSKVYLMQAFTFYSKTGTISNLEDRVAKSTTEQLEEVLSKVDIKGVPVTIKAYNGDVIDGINAVDNQYGIDLIVLEPRSTDIREEVFLGKTSGKIVKKTDIPTLVVPEGNTFKDYNTGLVAFKSGVVKNPKILDPLVAFKEQFKLNLNLLLVKTPNYVAEDLEINSDLKKLGNTTKTTENTTTFEGVLEHFQENNPDILIVFRRKRGFFTKLWEKNIILKREFRCSIPLLILSVKK, encoded by the coding sequence ATGAAAAATATTCTTGTTCCAATAGGGACTTCTCCCAATACTATAAACACCCTTCAATATGCGATTGACTTCGCTGCATTTTTCAATAGTAAGGTCTATTTAATGCAAGCTTTTACTTTTTACAGTAAAACGGGTACAATTTCTAATTTAGAAGATCGTGTGGCAAAATCGACCACCGAACAATTGGAGGAAGTTTTAAGCAAGGTTGATATAAAGGGAGTGCCTGTTACCATTAAGGCCTACAATGGCGATGTAATAGATGGTATAAATGCGGTAGACAATCAATATGGAATAGACCTAATTGTCTTGGAACCCCGAAGTACAGATATTAGGGAAGAAGTATTTTTAGGAAAAACTTCGGGTAAAATTGTAAAGAAAACCGACATCCCTACCCTCGTTGTGCCCGAAGGAAATACTTTTAAGGATTACAACACCGGTTTGGTCGCTTTTAAATCTGGCGTCGTTAAAAACCCAAAAATTTTAGACCCATTAGTTGCCTTTAAGGAACAGTTTAAGTTGAATTTAAACTTACTTTTGGTAAAAACACCGAACTATGTGGCGGAAGATTTAGAAATAAATAGTGATCTAAAAAAGTTGGGAAATACAACCAAAACTACCGAAAACACTACCACTTTCGAGGGTGTCTTGGAACACTTCCAAGAAAACAATCCAGATATTTTAATAGTTTTTAGAAGAAAACGCGGATTTTTCACCAAGTTATGGGAAAAAAATATAATTTTGAAGCGCGAATTTCGCTGTTCCATTCCGCTGTTGATTTTAAGCGTTAAGAAATAG
- a CDS encoding SDR family oxidoreductase, whose product MDLKGKVAYITGGTKGIGYGVAEELLKAGMKVAISGRKLEDAQKAAKNLSSDDSLVLGLSSDVTNLQDEKNAVKSILDKFGKLDVVLANAGVGHFAAIDELEDEKWHQMIDTNLNGVYHTLKASVDALKDSKGYYMTLASLAGTNFFPTAAGYNATKFGVVGFTQAVMLDLRKYDIKVSTIMPGSVASHFNDHNPSEEDAWKIQPEDIGKIVIDLLKMHPRTLPSKIEVRPSRPDKK is encoded by the coding sequence ATGGACTTAAAAGGAAAAGTAGCCTATATAACTGGCGGAACAAAAGGAATAGGATATGGTGTGGCAGAAGAGCTTCTAAAAGCTGGAATGAAAGTAGCCATTAGTGGCCGAAAGCTTGAAGATGCGCAAAAAGCTGCCAAAAATTTAAGTAGTGACGACAGTTTGGTTTTAGGACTTTCTTCTGATGTTACCAATCTACAGGATGAAAAAAATGCAGTAAAAAGCATTTTGGATAAGTTTGGCAAATTGGATGTTGTGCTTGCCAATGCCGGAGTTGGTCATTTTGCTGCAATAGATGAATTGGAAGACGAGAAATGGCATCAAATGATTGACACCAATCTAAATGGAGTATACCACACTTTAAAAGCTTCTGTAGATGCTTTAAAAGACTCCAAGGGATATTACATGACACTCGCTAGTTTGGCTGGAACAAATTTTTTTCCAACAGCAGCGGGTTACAATGCAACCAAATTTGGAGTGGTTGGCTTTACTCAAGCAGTGATGCTAGATTTACGCAAATACGATATTAAAGTGTCTACCATTATGCCAGGTTCTGTGGCTTCTCATTTTAACGATCATAATCCCTCTGAAGAGGATGCTTGGAAAATTCAACCTGAAGATATCGGTAAAATAGTAATCGATCTTCTCAAAATGCACCCACGTACACTACCTAGTAAAATTGAGGTAAGACCCTCTAGACCAGATAAAAAATAG
- a CDS encoding GNAT family N-acetyltransferase, with amino-acid sequence MSQLSEPLNSAHKKSDFSCGKEMLDNYLHKQANQDIKRKLSACFVIKEEQTELIKGYYTLSNNSITSEDIPDQIRKKLPNSYKTIPTTLLGRLAIDTNFQGQGLGKLILIDALKRSFELSKTIGSFAVIVDPIDIDAERFYDKYGFLKFPDSGKMFLPMKTIGQLFQ; translated from the coding sequence ATGAGTCAACTATCGGAACCTCTAAATTCAGCACATAAAAAATCTGACTTTTCCTGTGGAAAAGAAATGTTAGATAACTATTTACATAAGCAAGCCAATCAAGATATCAAAAGAAAACTTTCCGCTTGTTTTGTGATCAAAGAAGAGCAAACTGAATTAATAAAAGGCTACTACACCTTATCTAATAACAGTATTACATCAGAGGATATTCCAGACCAAATAAGAAAAAAATTGCCTAACTCCTATAAAACAATTCCAACCACATTACTCGGAAGACTAGCAATTGATACTAATTTTCAGGGACAAGGATTGGGGAAATTAATTCTGATTGATGCTTTAAAAAGAAGTTTTGAACTATCAAAAACTATAGGTTCATTTGCTGTAATTGTTGACCCAATTGATATAGATGCAGAACGTTTTTACGACAAATATGGGTTTTTAAAATTCCCAGATAGTGGAAAAATGTTCCTGCCAATGAAAACAATCGGACAGTTATTCCAATAA
- a CDS encoding MATE family efflux transporter, with protein MKEAKINFKEINQLAVPAIIAGIAEPLISLTDIAVIGNVDKNPVEALAAAGIVGSFLSAIVWIVAQTKTAISAIVSQHFGGNRLHAVKTLVPQALAFNFLFSLVIYFSTAFLAEQIFSLYNADGLILQYTAFYYQIRAIGYPLTLVTFAIFGVFRGMQNTLWAMKCSLTGACVNIALDYLLVYGVEGVIPPMHLEGAGYASVIAQFVMLVMALYFYVKKTPFNFKISPRINPQMKRLLLMSANLFIRTAALNFAIYLANAYATDYGKNYIAAQSILMNIWLFFSFFIDGYANAGNAISGRLLGAKDYKRLWFLSIDICKYAIVIALILIVVCGVFYDQIGLLFNKEQAVLALFSSVFWVVLLMQPVNAVAFMFDGIFKGLGEAKYLRNVLLAATFLGFTPTLLIFDYFGFKLYAIWIAFFVWMLVRSLALVIKFRRKYVNDA; from the coding sequence ATGAAAGAAGCTAAAATTAATTTCAAAGAAATAAATCAACTAGCGGTTCCAGCTATTATTGCGGGTATTGCAGAACCTTTAATTTCTTTAACGGACATAGCCGTAATTGGGAATGTAGATAAAAATCCCGTGGAGGCTTTGGCCGCCGCCGGGATCGTGGGCTCTTTTTTATCCGCTATAGTTTGGATTGTAGCCCAAACAAAAACTGCTATTTCTGCAATTGTATCTCAACACTTTGGTGGAAACCGATTACACGCCGTAAAAACTTTGGTTCCACAAGCATTGGCGTTTAATTTTTTATTTAGTCTGGTTATCTATTTTAGCACTGCATTTTTGGCTGAGCAGATTTTTAGTTTGTACAATGCAGACGGTCTCATCCTTCAATACACCGCCTTCTACTATCAAATTAGAGCTATAGGGTACCCCCTTACTTTGGTAACTTTTGCCATATTTGGAGTGTTTCGGGGGATGCAAAATACCTTATGGGCGATGAAATGCAGTTTAACTGGAGCTTGTGTCAATATCGCTTTAGATTATCTACTCGTCTATGGGGTAGAAGGTGTTATACCGCCTATGCATCTGGAAGGAGCTGGTTATGCCAGTGTTATAGCCCAGTTTGTAATGCTCGTTATGGCATTATATTTTTACGTAAAAAAGACGCCTTTCAATTTTAAAATCAGTCCACGAATAAATCCGCAGATGAAACGGTTGCTGCTTATGAGCGCCAATCTTTTTATAAGGACAGCAGCGCTAAACTTTGCCATTTATTTGGCAAATGCCTACGCAACAGACTATGGCAAGAACTACATCGCCGCTCAAAGTATTTTAATGAACATCTGGCTGTTCTTTTCCTTTTTTATCGACGGGTATGCCAATGCGGGCAATGCCATTTCGGGGAGGCTACTGGGTGCTAAAGATTACAAGCGGCTCTGGTTTTTAAGTATCGATATATGCAAATATGCCATTGTAATTGCTTTAATTTTAATTGTGGTTTGTGGTGTTTTTTATGATCAAATAGGGTTGCTTTTTAATAAAGAACAAGCGGTTTTGGCCTTATTTTCTTCTGTTTTTTGGGTGGTTTTATTAATGCAGCCCGTAAATGCCGTGGCCTTTATGTTCGATGGAATTTTTAAAGGGCTAGGAGAGGCAAAGTACCTTAGAAATGTTCTGTTGGCCGCTACTTTTCTCGGGTTTACCCCGACCTTATTGATCTTTGATTATTTCGGATTCAAACTTTACGCCATTTGGATTGCCTTTTTTGTTTGGATGCTCGTTCGCTCACTTGCCTTGGTCATTAAATTCCGAAGAAAATATGTAAATGATGCGTAG